In a single window of the Amycolatopsis sp. cg5 genome:
- a CDS encoding class I SAM-dependent methyltransferase, translating into MITETYRYPDTGDRVTASFIARHEPYDGYWSASEDAALTRLDGHLEALGDRENVRALDAGCGEGRLLPWLARFAATVTAADPDPDRLGVAKTAQLPEGTDVTFEVSPIGRVRGGPFDLIMCSHVIQHVPTAGLQPLLDGLRAVAAPGASLVLSFSRAPFGRGGYSIDRISPDGVRSEHVGQARFDEALASGEALPVRLVDPEQLTAMAAEAGWAPVWDWTYHVLDDLGVVDAHTDRDELVNASPALRRQLGRDMVTLWRAAATSSE; encoded by the coding sequence GTGATCACCGAGACCTACCGCTACCCGGACACCGGCGACCGCGTCACGGCCTCGTTCATCGCGCGGCACGAGCCGTACGACGGCTACTGGAGCGCCAGCGAGGATGCCGCGCTCACCCGGCTCGACGGGCACCTCGAAGCGCTGGGCGACCGCGAAAACGTCCGCGCGCTCGACGCAGGCTGCGGCGAGGGCAGGCTGCTGCCGTGGCTCGCGCGGTTCGCCGCCACGGTCACGGCCGCGGACCCAGATCCCGACCGGCTCGGCGTCGCGAAGACCGCGCAGCTGCCGGAAGGCACCGACGTCACGTTCGAGGTCTCGCCGATCGGCCGCGTCCGGGGCGGTCCGTTCGACTTGATCATGTGCAGTCACGTCATCCAGCACGTGCCGACGGCCGGGCTGCAGCCGCTGCTCGACGGCCTGCGCGCGGTCGCCGCGCCGGGCGCGTCGCTCGTGCTGTCGTTCAGCCGCGCGCCGTTCGGGCGCGGCGGCTACAGCATCGACCGGATCTCGCCGGACGGCGTGCGCTCGGAACACGTCGGCCAGGCCCGGTTCGACGAGGCACTGGCCAGCGGCGAGGCGCTGCCGGTGCGGCTCGTCGACCCCGAGCAGCTCACCGCGATGGCTGCGGAGGCGGGCTGGGCGCCGGTGTGGGACTGGACGTATCACGTGCTCGACGATCTCGGCGTGGTCGACGCGCACACCGACCGCGACGAGCTGGTCAACGCCTCGCCGGCGCTGCGGCGGCAGCTCGGGCGGGACATGGTAACGCTCTGGCGGGCGGCGGCGACTAGCAGCGAGTGA
- a CDS encoding sensor histidine kinase yields the protein MEDVRVRFPRLSGLPVWQQDVIIAAGTWLMGLLFYLTDLHVIAGGHDPVPLWIRLIELTAVVGLEVIRRKVPLALILGTAVLAVDIKLGLSLPIMVIYTDFLYAATLYGSKRVSRAMISVAAVSTVGVIAAALLFASDWRAGVIAAVAALPFLITPVWWATNVRQHRDIAESERANAKQLARIAELDMAAAVAEERARMARDLHDVIAGHLSAIAIQSEAALSMKDPALAQTVLRAVRENSVDALEEMRTMVVLLKSADGSVDETTAPARLAQLSKLVDSARASGISVDVRSEVDSSRLPAAVDLTAYRIAQEALTNAVKHAPGTRAVVEIRHAAGRLTLEIGNELATRPPQRGGTGTGLVNMRERAAAVGGSLTAGPSAGGWLVRAELPVPGA from the coding sequence ATGGAGGACGTGCGCGTGCGTTTCCCCCGACTGTCCGGGCTGCCGGTGTGGCAGCAGGACGTGATCATCGCGGCCGGGACCTGGCTCATGGGCCTGCTGTTCTACCTGACCGACCTGCACGTGATCGCGGGCGGGCACGACCCGGTGCCGCTGTGGATCCGGCTGATCGAACTGACCGCCGTCGTCGGGCTGGAGGTCATCCGCCGCAAGGTCCCGCTCGCGCTGATCCTGGGCACGGCCGTGCTGGCCGTGGACATCAAGCTCGGGCTGTCGCTGCCGATCATGGTCATCTACACCGACTTCCTGTACGCGGCGACGCTGTACGGCTCGAAGCGGGTGAGCCGCGCGATGATCAGCGTGGCCGCGGTGAGCACGGTCGGCGTCATCGCCGCCGCGCTGCTGTTCGCTTCGGACTGGCGGGCGGGTGTCATCGCCGCGGTCGCCGCGCTGCCGTTCCTGATCACCCCGGTGTGGTGGGCGACGAACGTACGCCAGCACCGCGACATCGCCGAGTCCGAACGGGCGAACGCCAAGCAGCTGGCCAGGATCGCCGAGCTCGACATGGCCGCCGCCGTCGCGGAGGAACGCGCCAGGATGGCCCGTGACCTGCACGACGTCATCGCCGGGCACCTGTCGGCGATCGCCATCCAGTCGGAGGCCGCACTGTCCATGAAGGACCCGGCGCTGGCGCAGACCGTGCTGCGGGCGGTCAGGGAGAACAGCGTGGACGCGCTGGAGGAGATGCGGACCATGGTCGTGCTCCTGAAGTCGGCCGACGGCAGCGTCGACGAGACGACCGCGCCGGCCAGGCTCGCCCAGCTGTCCAAACTGGTCGATTCGGCGCGGGCGAGCGGCATCAGCGTCGACGTCCGGTCCGAAGTGGACTCCTCGCGGCTGCCGGCCGCCGTCGACCTGACCGCGTACCGGATCGCGCAGGAAGCGCTGACCAACGCGGTGAAACACGCGCCAGGCACGCGTGCGGTCGTCGAGATCCGGCACGCCGCTGGAAGACTGACCCTCGAAATCGGCAACGAACTGGCCACACGCCCCCCACAGCGGGGCGGGACGGGAACGGGATTGGTGAACATGCGCGAACGCGCGGCGGCCGTCGGCGGCTCGCTGACGGCGGGCCCCTCGGCGGGCGGCTGGCTGGTCCGCGCCGAACTCCCGGTGCCGGGCGCATGA
- a CDS encoding response regulator: protein MTIKVLVADDHGAIRAGLVLILSNADGIEVVGEAADGAAAIRQARALKPDVVLMDVRMPGVDGIAATRELTTEGLCQVLVLTTFDLDEYVHGALRADAAGFLLKSVEAARLVEAVRLVAAGEGVLAPQVTRKLISAFASAAPAPVAAPGLDDLTDREREVLSCLGEGLSNAEIGSRLYIGETTVKTHVSRVLTKLNLRSRVQAAILAQEAGI, encoded by the coding sequence ATGACGATCAAGGTCCTCGTCGCCGACGACCACGGCGCCATCAGGGCGGGCCTGGTGCTGATCCTGTCCAACGCCGACGGCATCGAGGTGGTCGGCGAGGCCGCCGACGGCGCCGCCGCCATCCGCCAGGCCCGCGCGCTGAAACCCGACGTGGTCCTGATGGACGTCCGCATGCCCGGCGTCGACGGCATCGCCGCCACCCGCGAGCTCACCACCGAAGGCCTCTGCCAGGTCCTGGTGCTGACCACCTTCGACCTCGACGAGTACGTCCACGGAGCGCTCCGCGCCGACGCGGCGGGCTTCCTGCTCAAGTCCGTCGAAGCGGCCCGCCTGGTCGAAGCCGTCCGCCTGGTCGCGGCAGGCGAAGGCGTCCTCGCGCCCCAGGTGACCCGCAAACTGATCTCGGCCTTCGCCAGCGCGGCACCGGCCCCGGTGGCCGCACCCGGCCTCGACGACCTCACCGACCGCGAGCGCGAAGTCCTGAGCTGCCTGGGCGAAGGCCTCTCCAACGCGGAGATCGGCTCGCGCCTCTACATCGGCGAGACCACCGTGAAAACCCACGTCTCCCGGGTCCTGACCAAGCTGAACCTGCGCTCTCGCGTCCAGGCGGCCATCCTCGCCCAGGAGGCCGGGATCTAG
- a CDS encoding amino acid permease: protein MGERRVLDVDKVLERQDSGELKRRLRGRDLIGFGVGIIIGTGIFTLAGVEAKTHAGPAVTLSFVIGAVVAGLAALCYAELASSVPTAGSAYTYAFATLGEVFAWIIGWDLLLEFALGAAVVSRGWSGYLANLLGLSPSLFGEEAPVNIGAVLIIAVLTVVAVVGIKESAFVTNILVLVKVAVCVLILAVGAFYVKSANLTPFIPPSQPSGGDTATLHQPIIQAALGLEQSVYGIGGVLTAAAVVFFAYTGFEALANLGEETVNPKKDLKVGILGALFVCAVLYLGVSIVLTGMVEYTTIDVSAPLASAFDAVGEHWVSALISLGAVTGLTSVMMVELVTIGRIGFAMGRDGLLPKALGTTHPKWGTPHRMTIGGAVLIAILAALVPISELSDMVSIGALSAMIIVAIAVPVLRRKRPDLTRSFTVPFSPVLPAVAALACFYLMLNLDVMTWIRFAVWLAIGLVIYFAYGRKHSKFAE from the coding sequence ATGGGCGAGAGGCGCGTTCTCGATGTGGACAAGGTCCTGGAACGTCAGGACTCCGGTGAGCTCAAGCGGCGGCTGCGCGGCAGGGACCTGATCGGGTTCGGGGTCGGCATCATCATCGGGACGGGGATCTTCACGCTCGCCGGTGTCGAGGCGAAGACCCACGCGGGCCCGGCCGTGACGCTGTCGTTCGTGATCGGCGCGGTCGTCGCCGGGCTCGCCGCGCTGTGTTACGCGGAGCTGGCGTCGAGTGTGCCGACGGCGGGCAGCGCGTACACGTACGCCTTCGCGACGCTGGGCGAGGTGTTCGCCTGGATCATCGGGTGGGACCTGCTGCTGGAGTTCGCGCTCGGCGCGGCCGTGGTGTCGCGCGGCTGGTCGGGGTACCTCGCGAACCTGCTCGGACTGTCGCCGAGCCTGTTCGGGGAGGAGGCGCCGGTGAACATCGGCGCCGTGCTGATCATCGCGGTGCTGACCGTTGTCGCCGTGGTGGGCATCAAGGAGTCGGCGTTCGTCACCAACATCCTCGTGCTGGTGAAGGTGGCCGTCTGCGTGCTGATCCTCGCGGTCGGCGCGTTCTACGTGAAGAGCGCGAACCTGACGCCGTTCATCCCGCCGTCGCAGCCGTCGGGCGGTGACACGGCGACGTTGCACCAGCCGATCATCCAAGCCGCGCTGGGACTCGAACAGTCCGTGTACGGCATCGGCGGCGTGCTCACCGCGGCCGCCGTGGTGTTCTTCGCCTACACCGGGTTCGAGGCGCTGGCGAACCTCGGCGAGGAGACGGTCAACCCGAAGAAGGACCTCAAGGTCGGCATTCTCGGCGCGTTGTTCGTGTGCGCCGTGCTCTACCTCGGTGTCTCGATCGTGCTGACCGGCATGGTCGAGTACACGACGATCGACGTGAGCGCGCCGCTCGCGTCGGCGTTCGACGCGGTCGGCGAGCACTGGGTGAGCGCGCTCATCTCACTCGGCGCGGTCACCGGGCTGACCTCGGTGATGATGGTCGAGCTGGTCACCATCGGCCGGATCGGCTTCGCGATGGGCCGGGACGGCCTGCTGCCGAAGGCGCTCGGCACCACGCACCCCAAGTGGGGCACGCCGCACCGGATGACCATCGGCGGCGCGGTGCTGATCGCGATTCTCGCCGCGCTGGTGCCGATCTCGGAGCTGTCGGACATGGTGAGCATCGGCGCGCTGTCGGCGATGATCATCGTCGCGATCGCGGTGCCGGTGCTGCGCCGCAAGCGCCCCGACCTCACCCGCTCGTTCACCGTGCCGTTCTCGCCGGTGCTGCCGGCCGTCGCCGCGCTGGCGTGCTTCTACCTGATGCTCAACCTGGACGTGATGACCTGGATCCGGTTCGCCGTCTGGCTCGCGATCGGCCTCGTCATCTACTTCGCTTACGGGCGCAAGCACTCCAAGTTCGCTGAGTAG
- a CDS encoding DMT family transporter yields the protein MYVGAALAVGLFPVASPAGVAWLRCLGAAIVLLAWRRPGRQAWRGRQLLLAALFGLVTAGMNVVFYEAVARLPLGTAVALEFAGPVLVAALGSRTFRDFIALALVVAGVVAIADVQLDGSAAGVAFALGAAVAWAAYIVLGKRVALGGNGLDSLAVGFVVATVLLSPLALGTKAVWGSPKLLLLGIGVGVLGTVVPYGLDQVVLRRVGQAAFALLLAMLPLTATVIGFVMLRQVPSLPEALGTLAVVAGVAARTRDDAVSTEPP from the coding sequence ATGTACGTCGGCGCGGCGCTCGCGGTCGGGCTTTTCCCCGTGGCATCCCCCGCGGGGGTGGCCTGGCTGCGCTGTCTCGGCGCCGCGATCGTGCTGCTCGCCTGGCGGCGGCCAGGCAGGCAGGCGTGGCGCGGGCGGCAGCTGCTGCTCGCCGCGCTGTTCGGCCTGGTCACGGCCGGGATGAACGTGGTGTTCTACGAGGCGGTCGCCCGGCTGCCGCTGGGCACGGCCGTCGCGCTGGAGTTCGCCGGGCCGGTGCTGGTCGCCGCGCTCGGCTCGCGCACGTTCCGCGACTTCATCGCGTTGGCGCTGGTCGTGGCGGGCGTGGTGGCCATCGCCGACGTGCAGCTCGACGGCAGCGCGGCCGGCGTCGCGTTCGCGCTGGGCGCGGCCGTCGCGTGGGCGGCTTACATCGTTCTCGGCAAGCGTGTCGCGCTCGGCGGCAACGGCCTCGACAGCCTCGCGGTCGGCTTCGTGGTCGCGACGGTGCTGCTTTCGCCACTCGCGCTGGGCACCAAGGCCGTCTGGGGCTCGCCGAAGCTGCTGCTGCTCGGGATCGGCGTCGGCGTGCTGGGGACCGTCGTGCCGTACGGGCTCGACCAGGTCGTGCTGCGCCGGGTCGGCCAGGCGGCATTCGCGCTGCTGCTGGCCATGTTGCCGCTGACGGCCACGGTGATCGGGTTCGTCATGCTGCGGCAGGTGCCGAGCCTGCCGGAGGCGCTCGGGACGCTGGCCGTGGTCGCCGGCGTCGCGGCGCGGACCCGTGACGACGCTGTGTCGACAGAACCGCCGTGA
- a CDS encoding ROK family protein — MTSTPVARPDEVRRHNRTTLLRLLHVTGPCTRATLAAELGLNRSTIKTLVDGLAEAGVVEEKVPRPGRGAGRPSLLVLPQPQAAVVLAVDLQVEHVAIALVGLGGQILGRNSWNLRGRMREADEVITHIIESAAMLAGDLGVEPTAVGVSVPGVVRRADGHVHEAPNLRWTDVALGERLNSVMRIPILVGNDAELGAVAEHIRGVARGASDAVYVSADVGVGGGVISDGSSLRGAAGYVGEIGHMVIRPDGRPCYCGNIGCWETEVGEAALCRALGLAEDTPRGAILVELRELAGDPQKAWDRLSEFAEWLTLGLVNVVNLLGPQLLVLGDLLTVLPASVLERVGGEIRRRSLVSRAVGGTRLVSSVLGADVKLLGAAEVAFEQVLDTV; from the coding sequence GTGACCAGCACACCTGTAGCCCGTCCGGACGAGGTGCGCAGGCACAACCGCACGACCCTGCTCCGGTTGCTGCACGTCACCGGCCCGTGCACGCGGGCGACGCTGGCAGCCGAGCTGGGGCTCAACCGCAGCACGATCAAGACGCTCGTCGACGGCCTCGCGGAAGCCGGGGTCGTCGAGGAGAAGGTGCCGAGGCCGGGGCGAGGGGCGGGCCGCCCCTCGCTGCTGGTGCTCCCGCAGCCGCAGGCGGCCGTCGTGCTGGCGGTCGACCTGCAGGTGGAGCACGTGGCCATCGCGCTGGTCGGCCTCGGCGGGCAGATTCTCGGGCGCAACAGCTGGAATCTGCGCGGTCGCATGCGCGAGGCCGACGAGGTCATCACGCACATCATCGAGTCGGCGGCGATGCTGGCGGGCGATCTCGGCGTCGAGCCGACCGCCGTCGGCGTCTCCGTGCCCGGCGTGGTCCGCCGCGCCGACGGGCACGTCCACGAGGCGCCCAACCTGCGCTGGACCGACGTGGCGCTCGGCGAGCGGCTGAACAGCGTGATGCGGATCCCGATCCTGGTCGGCAACGACGCGGAACTCGGCGCCGTCGCCGAACACATCCGGGGCGTCGCTCGCGGCGCCTCGGACGCGGTGTACGTCTCCGCGGACGTCGGCGTCGGCGGCGGGGTGATCTCCGACGGCTCGTCGCTGCGCGGCGCGGCCGGGTACGTCGGCGAGATCGGGCACATGGTCATCCGGCCCGACGGCAGGCCGTGCTACTGCGGCAACATCGGCTGCTGGGAGACCGAGGTCGGCGAAGCGGCGCTGTGTCGGGCGCTGGGGCTCGCCGAAGACACCCCGCGCGGCGCGATCCTGGTCGAGCTGCGTGAACTCGCGGGGGACCCGCAGAAGGCATGGGACCGGCTCTCGGAGTTCGCCGAATGGCTCACGCTGGGCCTGGTGAACGTGGTCAACCTGCTCGGCCCGCAGTTGCTGGTGCTGGGCGATCTGCTGACCGTTTTGCCCGCTTCCGTGCTGGAGCGGGTCGGCGGTGAGATCCGGCGCCGGAGCCTGGTGAGCCGGGCCGTCGGCGGAACGCGGCTGGTCAGCTCGGTGCTCGGCGCCGACGTGAAGCTACTGGGCGCCGCCGAGGTCGCGTTCGAGCAGGTCCTGGACACGGTCTGA
- a CDS encoding sugar ABC transporter permease, which produces MTETPAKPVASAAITDFGIDTTSMSTREAIADYFARLKAGQLGALPALLGLLVLVAIFAGLSEFFLSLSNIANLLAQGAGQTIIAMGIVFVLLLGEIDLSAGTASGVTAAVMALHFVRNGNLLGSMGSGVFITFIVVLAIAVLLAVLLRIWAGAVLSAVAIVIILSGAAANPWIEMLLAVTVGAAIGCITGFLVSKIGMPSFVVTLALFIIWQGVILKFIGEGGTLNVSNSEVLDKVANGNLSTVGSWALFVVGAGGFAAVQLGQHFSRLKRGLVTQPTPLVLFKVGAVALVAAVATYLLTINRAPNPNIVISGVPYVVPIVLALLVIGTYVLNRTQYGRHIYAVGGNQEAARRAGINVSKIRASVFVICSTVAALGAIVYSSKVGSVDPQAGGLNTLLFAVGAAVIGGTSLFGGKGRMVDAVIGGAVLAVVTNGLGLLKQPAAVVNIITGLVLALAATVDALSRRRAAASPR; this is translated from the coding sequence ATGACTGAGACACCTGCCAAGCCGGTGGCTTCCGCCGCCATCACGGACTTCGGCATCGACACGACCTCGATGTCCACCCGCGAGGCCATCGCCGACTACTTCGCCCGCCTCAAGGCAGGCCAGCTCGGCGCGCTGCCCGCGTTGCTCGGCCTGCTCGTGCTCGTGGCGATCTTCGCCGGGCTTTCCGAGTTCTTCCTTTCGCTGTCGAACATCGCGAACCTGCTCGCGCAGGGCGCCGGCCAGACCATCATCGCGATGGGCATCGTGTTCGTGCTGCTGCTGGGCGAGATCGACCTGTCCGCGGGCACCGCGTCCGGTGTCACGGCCGCGGTGATGGCGCTGCACTTCGTGCGCAACGGCAACCTGCTCGGCTCGATGGGCTCCGGGGTGTTCATCACCTTCATCGTCGTGCTGGCGATCGCGGTGCTGCTCGCCGTGCTGCTGCGGATCTGGGCCGGCGCGGTGCTCTCCGCGGTCGCCATCGTCATCATCCTGTCCGGCGCGGCCGCCAACCCGTGGATCGAGATGCTGCTGGCGGTCACCGTCGGCGCCGCGATCGGCTGTATCACCGGGTTCCTGGTGTCGAAGATCGGCATGCCGTCGTTCGTCGTGACGCTGGCGCTGTTCATCATCTGGCAGGGCGTCATCCTCAAGTTCATCGGTGAGGGCGGCACGCTGAACGTCAGCAACTCCGAGGTGCTCGACAAGGTCGCCAACGGCAACCTCTCCACGGTCGGCAGCTGGGCGCTGTTCGTGGTCGGCGCGGGCGGTTTCGCCGCCGTCCAGCTGGGCCAGCACTTCTCCCGGCTCAAGCGCGGCCTGGTCACCCAGCCGACGCCGCTGGTGCTGTTCAAGGTCGGCGCCGTCGCGCTGGTCGCGGCCGTCGCCACCTACCTGCTGACGATCAACCGCGCGCCGAACCCGAACATCGTCATCTCGGGTGTGCCGTACGTGGTCCCGATCGTGCTGGCGCTGCTGGTCATCGGCACCTACGTGCTCAACCGCACGCAGTACGGCCGTCACATCTACGCGGTCGGCGGCAACCAGGAAGCGGCCCGCCGCGCCGGTATCAACGTCAGCAAGATCCGGGCGAGCGTGTTCGTGATCTGTTCGACGGTGGCCGCGCTCGGCGCGATCGTCTACTCGTCGAAGGTCGGCTCGGTCGACCCGCAGGCCGGTGGCCTCAACACGCTGCTGTTCGCGGTCGGCGCGGCGGTCATCGGTGGCACCTCGCTGTTCGGCGGCAAGGGCCGGATGGTCGACGCGGTCATCGGTGGCGCGGTGCTCGCCGTCGTCACCAACGGGCTGGGCCTGCTCAAGCAGCCCGCGGCGGTCGTCAACATCATCACCGGCCTGGTGCTGGCGCTGGCGGCGACGGTCGACGCACTGTCGCGGCGGCGTGCCGCGGCCTCCCCGCGCTGA
- a CDS encoding ATP-binding cassette domain-containing protein: MSEPILDIQGLNKSFGPVHVLHDVDFAVRAGEVTALVGDNGAGKSTLVKCIAGIHGSDSGVVKFKGEDAHIHGPRDAAALGIEVVYQDLALADNLDIVQNMFLGRERGSKWLLDEASMEQAARETLASLSVRTVKSVRTPVSALSGGQRQTVAIAKSVLWDSKVVLLDEPTAALGVAQTRQVLDLVRRLAEKGLGVVLISHNMADVFEVADRIAVLYLGRLVADVHTKDVTHGQVVELITAGRSGDLGLARPEAAVL, translated from the coding sequence ATGAGTGAACCCATTCTCGACATCCAAGGCCTCAACAAGAGCTTCGGACCCGTCCACGTCCTCCACGACGTGGACTTCGCCGTGCGGGCCGGTGAAGTGACCGCCCTCGTCGGCGACAACGGCGCCGGCAAGTCGACGCTGGTCAAGTGCATCGCCGGTATTCACGGGTCCGACTCGGGCGTCGTGAAGTTCAAGGGCGAGGACGCGCACATCCACGGCCCGCGCGACGCCGCGGCGCTCGGCATCGAGGTCGTCTACCAGGACCTCGCGCTCGCCGACAACCTGGACATCGTGCAGAACATGTTCCTGGGCCGGGAGCGCGGCAGCAAATGGCTGCTCGACGAGGCCAGCATGGAGCAGGCCGCCCGCGAGACGCTCGCCTCGCTCTCGGTGCGCACCGTCAAGTCCGTGCGCACCCCGGTCTCCGCACTGTCGGGTGGGCAGCGGCAGACCGTCGCCATCGCGAAGTCGGTGCTGTGGGACTCGAAGGTCGTGCTGCTCGACGAGCCGACCGCCGCGCTCGGTGTCGCGCAGACCCGCCAGGTGCTCGACCTCGTCCGCAGGCTCGCCGAGAAGGGTCTCGGCGTCGTGCTGATCAGCCACAACATGGCCGACGTGTTCGAGGTCGCCGACCGCATCGCCGTGCTGTACCTCGGCCGTCTCGTGGCCGACGTGCACACCAAGGACGTCACCCACGGCCAGGTCGTGGAACTCATCACCGCGGGCCGGTCCGGCGATCTCGGCCTGGCCCGCCCCGAAGCCGCTGTCCTGTGA
- a CDS encoding sugar ABC transporter substrate-binding protein, with the protein MRTKTLTLLAAVASVSLVLTACGANSSNSGSAPSSSGAASAPAAGGASGKVGVILPETATSARWEAFDKPMLETALKAEGFDVDVQNAQGDVQKFSTLADGFITQGVKVLIIAAINSEVGSAVAKKAKAAGIPTIDYDRLNLGGSSDYYVSFDNVKVGALQGQGLADALKDKKGAQVIQIEGAPTDNNATLFANGQASVLEPKYASGDLKKVQIQAIDKWDNQLGGQMFEQILTTNGGKVDGVVAANDGLAGAVITVLKKNGLNGKVPVTGQDATADGLKAVLRGDQYLTIFKPIKLEAEGAAKLAGALAKGDKAAADAIAKDVSKDPTGNRDVKSLLLEPKLTLNDGVKEVITQGYVKASEVCAGDLQAVCTQLGIS; encoded by the coding sequence ATGCGCACGAAGACCCTTACCCTCCTCGCCGCGGTGGCGAGTGTCAGCCTCGTGCTGACGGCTTGTGGGGCCAACAGCTCGAACTCGGGGAGCGCCCCGAGTTCTTCCGGCGCGGCCTCGGCGCCCGCCGCCGGTGGCGCCTCCGGCAAGGTCGGCGTGATCCTGCCGGAGACCGCGACCTCGGCCCGCTGGGAAGCCTTCGACAAGCCGATGCTGGAGACGGCTCTCAAGGCCGAAGGCTTCGACGTCGACGTGCAGAACGCGCAGGGCGACGTCCAGAAGTTCTCGACGCTGGCCGACGGCTTCATCACCCAGGGCGTCAAGGTCCTGATCATCGCCGCCATCAACAGCGAGGTCGGCTCGGCCGTCGCCAAGAAGGCCAAGGCCGCGGGCATCCCGACGATCGACTACGACCGCCTGAACCTCGGCGGCAGCTCGGACTACTACGTGTCGTTCGACAACGTGAAGGTCGGCGCGCTGCAGGGCCAGGGCCTCGCGGACGCGCTGAAGGACAAGAAGGGCGCGCAGGTCATCCAGATCGAGGGCGCCCCGACCGACAACAACGCGACCCTATTCGCCAACGGCCAGGCCAGCGTCCTGGAGCCGAAGTACGCCTCGGGTGACCTGAAGAAGGTCCAGATCCAGGCCATCGACAAGTGGGACAACCAGCTCGGCGGCCAGATGTTCGAGCAGATCCTGACCACCAACGGCGGCAAGGTCGACGGCGTCGTCGCCGCGAACGACGGTCTCGCCGGCGCGGTCATCACCGTGCTCAAGAAGAACGGCCTCAACGGCAAGGTCCCGGTGACCGGCCAGGACGCCACCGCCGATGGCCTCAAGGCCGTCCTGCGCGGTGACCAGTACCTGACCATCTTCAAGCCGATCAAGCTCGAGGCCGAAGGCGCCGCCAAGCTCGCCGGCGCGCTCGCCAAGGGTGACAAGGCCGCCGCCGACGCCATCGCCAAGGACGTCAGCAAGGACCCGACCGGCAACCGCGACGTCAAGTCGCTGCTGCTCGAGCCGAAGCTGACCCTCAATGACGGTGTCAAGGAGGTCATCACCCAGGGCTACGTCAAGGCGTCCGAGGTGTGCGCCGGCGACCTGCAGGCCGTCTGCACCCAGCTCGGCATCTCCTGA